In one Echinicola marina genomic region, the following are encoded:
- a CDS encoding SRPBCC family protein — protein MENIQKIFMAHYQLFTEQKIPASLEEVWDFISSPANLKVITPDHMGFDITSNKLPEKMYPGMIISYKVSPLLGIKMTWVTEITHVEENVFFVDEQRIGPYAMWHHQHRLTPLENGGVLMSDIVTYEPPMGPLGVIANAVFIKKQLQQIFDYRFKAMEQKFGKYKLEVASER, from the coding sequence ATGGAAAATATTCAAAAGATATTCATGGCACACTATCAGTTATTTACCGAACAGAAAATACCCGCCAGCTTGGAGGAAGTCTGGGACTTTATTTCTTCCCCAGCCAATCTAAAAGTGATCACTCCCGATCATATGGGTTTTGATATTACTTCTAATAAGCTGCCAGAGAAGATGTATCCGGGAATGATCATTTCCTATAAGGTCAGCCCGCTTTTGGGTATCAAGATGACTTGGGTAACAGAAATCACCCATGTGGAGGAGAACGTTTTTTTTGTGGATGAGCAAAGAATTGGTCCCTATGCCATGTGGCACCATCAGCACCGTCTGACTCCCCTGGAAAATGGGGGCGTTTTGATGTCAGATATTGTGACCTATGAACCACCCATGGGACCACTAGGAGTAATAGCGAATGCTGTTTTTATCAAGAAACAACTGCAGCAGATTTTTGATTATCGCTTCAAGGCGATGGAGCAGAAGTTTGGGAAATATAAGCTCGAAGTGGCTTCAGAAAGGTAA
- a CDS encoding MarR family winged helix-turn-helix transcriptional regulator, which yields MKDDAASLYLENQLCFPLYAASRLTTKVYGPYLDKMDLTYPQYLVLLVLWQYQTLSVKEIGQRLYLESNTLTPLLKRLEQKGLIQRKRSAEDERTVNISLSKAGKSLREEALSIPQKITSSFQDNAMQEEDLVEFQKTLFGLVDILAKKTLSIKDLKVK from the coding sequence ATGAAAGATGACGCTGCCTCCCTCTACTTGGAAAACCAATTATGCTTTCCGCTCTATGCTGCCTCCCGCCTTACCACCAAGGTTTATGGACCGTATCTGGACAAAATGGACCTGACCTATCCACAGTACCTGGTATTATTGGTACTTTGGCAATACCAGACCTTAAGTGTAAAGGAAATTGGGCAACGGCTTTATTTAGAATCCAATACCCTTACGCCCTTATTAAAAAGATTGGAGCAAAAGGGGCTGATCCAAAGAAAACGCTCCGCAGAAGATGAAAGGACAGTAAATATCTCCCTTAGTAAAGCTGGAAAATCCCTAAGAGAAGAAGCCCTTTCCATCCCTCAAAAAATCACCTCCTCTTTTCAAGATAATGCCATGCAAGAAGAAGATTTGGTCGAGTTTCAAAAAACACTATTTGGATTGGTGGATATCTTGGCAAAAAAAACACTTTCCATCAAAGATCTGAAAGTAAAATAG
- a CDS encoding glutathione peroxidase, with protein sequence MTFYDFEAQKLNGENASMSDYKGKTVVVVNTASKCGLTPQYEGLEKLYQQYKDQGLIILGFPCNQFANQEAGTSDEIQAFCQLNYGVSFPMFEKIDVNGKNAHPLFKFLKSELPGVILGKKIKWNFTKFLIDANGQPVKRFSPTTTPEKMEKIILETLQK encoded by the coding sequence ATGACATTTTATGATTTTGAAGCTCAAAAGCTAAATGGAGAAAATGCTAGTATGAGCGATTACAAAGGAAAAACGGTAGTGGTAGTCAATACAGCAAGTAAATGTGGCCTCACGCCTCAATATGAAGGTTTGGAAAAACTGTATCAGCAATATAAGGACCAAGGCTTGATAATTTTAGGTTTTCCCTGTAACCAATTTGCCAACCAAGAAGCTGGAACATCAGACGAAATACAAGCGTTTTGTCAGCTGAATTATGGAGTAAGCTTTCCCATGTTTGAAAAAATTGACGTCAATGGTAAAAATGCCCATCCCCTCTTTAAGTTCTTAAAATCCGAACTTCCTGGGGTTATTCTTGGAAAAAAAATCAAATGGAATTTTACTAAATTCCTAATTGATGCCAATGGCCAACCTGTAAAAAGATTTTCTCCGACCACCACTCCGGAAAAAATGGAAAAAATTATCCTAGAGACCCTGCAAAAATGA
- a CDS encoding SDR family NAD(P)-dependent oxidoreductase, whose product MLNYVIIGASSGIGKVLVKRFLKKGNHVWASYQQHQPIAFNGVNGFYLDVREDDWETEELTGELESGIRGNCFAASLTDAPLGSFLFSSEEKWEASARSHARRRIDKVEDIMSMAALLLSDKSRVRSVGGFCR is encoded by the coding sequence ATGCTAAATTATGTAATCATTGGGGCCTCATCTGGAATAGGTAAAGTACTGGTAAAACGATTTCTCAAAAAGGGGAACCATGTTTGGGCAAGTTATCAGCAGCATCAGCCTATAGCATTCAATGGTGTAAACGGTTTTTATCTGGATGTACGCGAAGATGATTGGGAAACGGAGGAATTAACTGGTGAATTGGAGTCAGGTATTCGGGGCAATTGTTTTGCTGCTTCTTTGACAGATGCACCACTGGGGAGTTTTTTGTTTTCGTCTGAAGAGAAGTGGGAGGCCAGTGCCAGAAGTCATGCGCGTAGAAGGATAGACAAAGTAGAAGATATTATGTCGATGGCAGCTTTATTACTTTCAGATAAAAGCAGAGTTAGATCAGTAGGTGGATTTTGCCGGTGA
- a CDS encoding DoxX family protein, producing MKASFFQKIMRILLGSFMTLAGIGHLTFQREEFQAQVPRWLPNDPGFMDFVVLSSGLVEISLGLAMIFLWKHQIKVGIVLAIFYVLIFPGNISQYTNEINAFGLDTDQKRLIRLFFQPVLILWALWSTGALKYLLNRKKK from the coding sequence ATGAAAGCAAGCTTCTTTCAAAAAATCATGCGCATCCTTCTGGGATCTTTTATGACCCTGGCAGGAATTGGGCACTTGACATTCCAACGGGAAGAATTTCAAGCACAAGTTCCCAGATGGTTACCAAATGATCCGGGATTTATGGACTTTGTGGTGCTTTCCTCAGGATTAGTGGAAATTTCTCTTGGCCTGGCCATGATCTTTCTATGGAAGCACCAGATAAAGGTAGGTATAGTATTGGCCATATTTTATGTTTTGATATTTCCAGGAAACATTTCTCAGTATACCAATGAGATAAATGCATTTGGCTTGGATACTGATCAAAAAAGGCTGATCCGCCTTTTCTTCCAACCCGTACTGATCCTCTGGGCACTTTGGTCAACTGGCGCATTAAAATATTTGTTAAACCGAAAAAAGAAATAG
- a CDS encoding TspO/MBR family protein gives MDTILDFQKNKINWLKLVICVIGIVLLGSISGFANIGNIQTWYAALDKPSFNPPNSVFGPVWTTLYALMGVSLYRIWQSPKTAQRTKSLRIFFVQLVLNFCWSFIFFYFHLPGFAAIEILVLWGMILWMILSFLKINHWAAYLQIPYLLWVSFASVLNISIWWLNS, from the coding sequence ATGGATACTATACTGGATTTTCAAAAAAATAAAATCAACTGGCTGAAGTTAGTCATTTGTGTGATTGGGATTGTGCTCTTGGGGAGCATTTCTGGCTTCGCCAATATCGGCAATATACAAACCTGGTATGCTGCTTTGGACAAACCGAGTTTTAATCCACCCAATAGTGTATTTGGCCCAGTATGGACTACCCTTTACGCCTTGATGGGGGTGAGCCTTTATCGGATTTGGCAGTCTCCAAAAACTGCACAACGGACCAAATCATTGAGGATATTTTTTGTTCAGCTCGTGTTGAACTTTTGCTGGAGTTTTATATTCTTTTATTTCCATTTACCAGGTTTTGCGGCCATTGAAATTTTGGTTTTATGGGGGATGATACTTTGGATGATCCTTAGTTTCCTTAAAATTAATCATTGGGCTGCCTATTTGCAGATTCCCTATTTGCTTTGGGTCAGCTTTGCCAGTGTTTTGAATATCAGTATTTGGTGGTTAAATAGTTAG